In the Diprion similis isolate iyDipSimi1 chromosome 2, iyDipSimi1.1, whole genome shotgun sequence genome, one interval contains:
- the LOC124416400 gene encoding pickpocket protein 28-like, protein MRAMSVLGYTVEKLMRRLMQPCDKMLIKCAWLGQLYNCSKMFRAIKSTEGFCCAFNYHAMIASDSDTIPSTYQKFVPGVISASTESEQNSYWVPGVEGIEKVAGSGRDVGLSVIFDLEEKFYGGATRPYIGASVMLYDAEDYPEISVLTSLAEPGKEIDIAITGTIVESVASVRTLSVERRQCWFDDEVSLKSSPLYSYPTCVTECRIEHIRSLCNCIPFYYPHSYAKTRTCGLTDVHCLRTYRRVLSSLQTPIDMNIENSTLKTAECQCLPQCTDRWYSFATEAADMKQVKYDAPMFQYYSHGLDVRNLSLIYVYFRDISCLKYRKDIWLTWDGLFASFGGIFGLCLGGSVISLIELLYFYMVRIFHKRDYQTVISVKKSVASKLQNKNIKWIDVTANPGLNNHNLEMLKRSLWLPSTNSTEDDVPSLSNRFKSFRASTRLKHNRMIAD, encoded by the exons ATGCGAGCCATGTCTGTTCTCGGCTATACAGTGGAGAAACTAATGCGTCGG TTGATGCAGCCTTGCGACAAAATGTTGATCAAGTGCGCTTGGTTAGGCCAACTGTACAACTGCTCCAAGATGTTCCGGGCGATTAAATCAACCGAAGGCTTTTGCTGTGCTTTCAATTATCACGCCATGATTGCGTCTGACTCCGACAC AATACCTTCGACCTACCAAAAATTCGTACCAGGAGTAATTAGCGCAAGTACTGAGTCTGAACAAAATTCTTATTGGGTTCCTGGAGTGGAAGGAATCGAG AAAGTCGCAGGATCCGGCAGAGACGTTGGCCTGTCCGTGATATTTGATCTGGAAGAAAAGTTTTACGGAGGTGCGACCCGCCCGTACATCGGAGCATCGGTGATGCTTTACGACGCGGAAGATTATCCAGAAATCTCAGTACTTACCTCTCTGGCAGAACCAGGAAAAGAGATTGACATCGCGATAACAGGGACCATAGTCGAAAGCGTGGCGAGCGTTCGAACCCTTTCTGTTGAACGGCGACAGTGTTGGTTCGATGATGAG GTCAGTTTGAAATCATCGCCACTCTACAGTTATCCAACATGCGTTACCGAATGCAGAATCGAACACATCAGAAGCTTGTGCAACTGCATACCATTCTACTATCCGCACTCTT ATGCGAAAACTCGGACGTGTGGTTTAACGGATGTGCACTGCCTGCGGACTTACAGAC GAGTTCTGTCAAGCTTACAAACGCCGATAgatatgaatattgaaaacagCACGTTGAAAACCGCCGAATGTCAGTGCCTTCCTCAATGTACTGATAGATGGTATTCTTTCGCAACCGAAGCGGCCGATATGAAACAAGTTAAATACGACGCACCGATGTT CCAATATTACAGCCATGGCTTGGACGTTCGAAATTTATCTCTGATTTACGTCTACTTCCGAGACATTTCGTGTCTTAAGTATCGCAAGGATATTTGGCTCACCTGGGACGGTTTGTTTG CATCCTTTGGCGGAATTTTTGGTCTATGCCTAGGTGGATCCGTTATTAGCCTGATCGAACTCCTATACTTCTATATGGTAAGAATATTCCACAAAAGAGATTACCAAACGGTTATTTCCGTAAAGAAGTCTGTCGCTTCAAagttacaaaacaaaaatattaagtGGATAGACGTGACGGCAAATCCCGGCTTGAACAATCATAATCTAGAGATGTTAAAGCGCAGCTTATGGTTACCTTCAACCAACTCTACAGAGGACGACGTTCCTTCGTTATCGAATCGGTtcaaaagtttccgagcttcTACCAGATTGAAACATAACAGGATGATCGCAGACTAA
- the LOC124416406 gene encoding putative gustatory receptor 28b: protein MKFPEPKTIRSAMIPTFLAHWVLGMGTIECPIGRPRPVISLCWSFVYFALHLNIVILANKEDPTENALGDVSYNASQVARIIDLIAVTIFLYTGRWKAKDFATCLDKLNSIDKMLSTVGIPNEYGLILKYQMIQLTMVLFLVGITLIYFIRWFGYEAWSKTAAFAAVLCAEYLMMYNHIINCTFATLVRHIGGRFRYLNAHLRQLSSREMKTGPFRQNLNYLFAPLELEIHTNVPSIGVRDKESVAHVMWSTRRIHRELCTIARSLNEAFAIQLLVSMSTSFVLIITLLYNGHVYLNVLTTEYSTFNIWTIVLILNWIIIACSSIPYVAFVCSIASAEAQNIGEVIFELVTPTSSNRVKEEAHSFSLQLVRKPLEFTACGFFVLENGMVRDMISSVTTYLVIMIQLRGTYDVSVNHSTAVPSQALNSTS from the exons ATGAAGTTCCCGGAGCCAAAGACAATCAGGAGTGCGATGATCCCGACGTTTCTCGCCCACTGGGTACTTGGTATGGGGACTATTGAGTGTCCGATCGGTCGACCGAGACCAGTCATATCTCTGTGCTGgtcattcgtttattttgcTCTTCACTTGAACATCGTAATACTCGCAAACAAAGAAGATCCGACCGAAAATGCGCTTGGTGACGTTTCTTACAATGCCTCTCAGGTTGCCAGAATCATCGACTTGATCGCCGTGACGATATTTTTGTACACGGGGCGCTGGAAAGCAAAG gACTTCGCGACTTGCTTGGACAAGCTCAATTCCATTGACAAGATGCTGAGCACCGTTGGAATCCCGAACGAATACGGATTGatcttaaaatatcaaatgatTCAGCTGACCATGGTCCTTTTCTTAGTGGGAATAACGCTGATCTACTTTATTCGGTGGTTCGGTTACGAAGCTTGGTCCAAGACCGCGGCATTCGCCGCTGTACTTTGTGCTGAATATCTAATGATGTACAACCACATTATTAATTGCACCTTTGCTACCCTGGTCAG ACACATTGGCGGGCGTTTTCGATACTTGAACGCGCATCTGCGGCAGTTGAGCTCTAGGGAAATGAAAACCGGGCCGtttcgtcaaaatttaaaCTACTTGTTTGCTCCACTTGAGCTCGAAATTCATACGAACGTACCATCCATCGGAGTAAGGGACAAGGAGTCAGTGGCACATGTCATGTGGAGTACCAG AAGAATACATCGTGAACTATGCACCATAGCCAGGAGTCTAAACGAGGCCTTTGCAATCCAGCTGCTTGTGTCGATGAGCACATCCTTTGTTCTTATAATCACTCTGCTCTATAATGGTCACGTTTACTTGAACGTCCTGACAACCGAGTATTCGACATTCAACATTTGGACAATCGTGTTAATTTTGAATTGGATTATCATCGCTTGCTCGTCAATTCCGTATGTCGCTTTTGTCTGCTCGATCGCCTCTGCCGAG GCACAAAATATAGGCGAAGTCATCTTCGAACTTGTCACACCGACCAGTTCCAACCGAGTAAAAGAGGAA GCTCACAGCTTCTCACTCCAGCTTGTACGAAAACCTCTGGAATTCACGGCATGTGGATTCTTTGTGCTGGAGAACGGGATGGTCCGCGAC ATGATATCGTCGGTAACAACTTATTTAGTGATTATGATCCAGCTTCGCGGTACTTACGATGTGTCGGTCAATCACTCGACTGCCGTTCCATCTCAAGCGCTGAATTCTACTAGCTAA
- the LOC124416401 gene encoding polyamine-modulated factor 1-like: MVEDGCITASNCPKDLLLFRAAISRIFRDIAESVSADEFWNSWTVLKQKRKLSHQLYTLMVDTLYENMVTRIDEFIEEDDLIEKFNVLKRIIDETDTPRDHVAWRPPGNVMEHLRSLDAEKIKQHSEKLEEYVTTMEAENKKLSQQVSKGRTAASTVNAKADRLLEQQKHVRFEFERTARQLEGDIKKMSA, from the exons ATGGTCGAGGACGGTTGTATTACGGCGTCGAACTGCCCTAAGGACTTGCTGCTCTTCCGGGCGGCGATTTCGAGAATATTCCGTGACATCGCGGAGTCCGTGAG cgcAGATGAATTCTGGAACAGCTGGACcgttttgaaacaaaaacgaaaactgTCTCACCAGCTGTACACGTTAATGGTAGACACGTTGTATGAGAACATGGTTACTCGTATAGATGAATTTATCGAGGAGGACGATTTGATCGAGAAATTCAACGTTCTCAAGCGAATAATTGACGAAACTGACACTCCGCGTGACCATGTCGCATG GAGACCCCCTGGGAATGTAATGGAGCATTTGCGATCCTTGGATGCggagaaaattaaacaacacTCGGAAAAACTTGAAGAGTATGTGACGACGATGGAAGCAGAGAACAAGAAGCTGTCGCAGCAAGTTTCCAAAGGTAGAACAGCTGCTAGTACAGTCAACGCAAAAGCAGATCGCTTGTTAGAGCAGCAAAAACATGTacgatttgaatttgaaaggaCGGCTCGGCAGCTTGAAGGTGATATTAAGAAGATGAGTGCCTAA
- the LOC124416402 gene encoding myosin-2 heavy chain-like yields MEIKEHNSMCAEQEKLSRKALVISRLEKDTIETEGELSRYKSNTKITQGEWENVEIEVDKLKWMQEKASIVLDSNRKMNEVQSKTMESIRRNYTNLTRSAFKTVRQETTREMINNEINNLADSKKKLESELRWLRETNEENKNRFAKASMELARAKARAVTVTRLRQKLQESETCKLNAVKKLNTLKSLQI; encoded by the exons ATGGAAATAAAGGAACACAATTCTATGTGTGCAGAGCAGGAAAAATTGTCGAGAAAAGCGTTGGTGATATCTCGGCTTGAAAAAGATACGATCGAAACAGAAGGCGAATTATCGCGGTATAAATCGAACACCAAAATAACTCAGGGGGAGTGGGAGAATGTGGAAATCGAGGTGGATAAATTGAAATGGATGCAGGAGAAGGCGTCGATAGTTCTGGACAGTAATCGTAAAATGAACGAGGTCCAATCAAAGACGATGGAAAGTATCAGGCGGAACTACACGAACTTAACTAGGTCTGCTTTCAAGACTGTTCGACAGGAAACTACGAGGGAAATGATAAATAACGAGATAAACAATCTGGCCGATAGTAAGAAGAAACTAGAGAGCGAGCTACGCTGGCTTCGCGAaacgaatgaagaaaataaaaatcgttttgCTAAAGCCAGCATGGAGTTGGCGAGAGCAAAA GCACGAGCTGTTACAGTTACTCGGCTTCGACAGAAGCTCCAGGAATCAGAAACCTGTAAATTGAACGCAGTCAAGAAATTGAATACTTTAAAGTCTCTACagatttaa